A window of Macrotis lagotis isolate mMagLag1 chromosome 1, bilby.v1.9.chrom.fasta, whole genome shotgun sequence genomic DNA:
TTCCTAATTAGGAAGCCATTGCTGGGAACTGAGAAACATCCCGGAGACTGTGACTCACAAGTTTGGGAACTTCCCTTAAGTCTATTCCCCGTTCCACTTCTACATTAAATAGAGGAGCTGGGCAGACAGTGCTTTTAGAAGCAGTCGAAAAAGGGGAGCCATTCTGGAGAACCCCTCTTCAGGACAACAGCCCCTATATTCCTGGAAGAATCTGCTTTGTTTGCTTTTCCAAATACTATGTTCAATAGCTCAGTCTCCAGGGGAAAACCAGAGAAGGCAAGTTCTTCTCATCAAGAGAAGGAGGTACAATGGTAGAGTCACATTGATCTCCACAATATGATGTAGAGGCATGAATTGTGCTTTCACTAAACATCTCTAGATTTGGATTAGAACACCCAGGGTGACATCTTCATTTCCAATCCAAGTTATATGCATTTGGGAGGCTTTGGGAATAAGGGAGAGCAACCAAAAAATGAAGTTGGAGATTACTAAAGAAGTCAGGTAGTCTACTACATTGGCTAGCTCTTATTCTGTCCTTGGACTTCTCTTGGAGAATGAGGATGGGGATAAGCAGTTCTAACTGAGAAAAGTAAGTGActgatatataatatttatattaaaaggtGTGCATATTAAGGGAATCATAAAACTCAAACATCTGCTAGAGTGTTATCAGAATtcaaaaaaactttagaaatttTTCACTCAACACCATCATTCCCCTTTTTCTGGCTCTGAATGTTTGACAAATagcaaaatgtttatttattcagAGAAACCCTGGGCTTCAGAGCTgaattccattctcttttttttttttgtaaggcaaatggggttaagtagcttgcccaaggccacacagctaggtaattattaagtgtctgagaccagatttgaacccaggtactcctgactctaaggccggtgctttagccactgcaccacctagccgccccttccattCTCTTAAAAATGGAATCATAGACAGAACCCATTGACAGCCCCAAGCAATAAGTGGTAGTAATAAAGAGCATGGGGGCTAAATCATCATGATTTTGGAAATGATCTTCCCAAGACACTAACTCTAGGAATAAGGGGCATCTGTCTCAAAACTGTCCTGGAACCTCTTGATCACTTTGTTAGCTCCCATAGATTTAGTTATTATCTCTTAGTGGAATACTATGAGATTTATATATATCTAGTCCCAGTCTCTCCCCTGAGCTCAAGGCCAAGGTCACAAATCACATTTTAGATATTTCAAACTGAATGTTGCAGAGCCAtgtcaaactcaacatgtccaaaacaacaTATTTTCCCTATAAGCCTATTCTTCTCCTAGACTTCCTTACTTTCTCCAATATTGTTTTAGTGTCatagatttgtaatttcattattCTTGATTCCTTACTCACCTTACCCCACAAATtcaattagttgccaaatcttatttCTACTTCTGCATCATATCTCCCATCTGATCCCCttttctctacacacacacacacacacacacacacacacacacacccctagatTATTACAATAGCCTCTTCATTTAGTTTCTCTGCTCAAATGTCTCCCACTCCATTCTATAGCAATCTATATACATCTTCCTTGGCTATAAATCTTGCTGTCACTCTCctatttaataaattccagtggctccctattactgctaggaaaaaatataatttcgaTTTCAAAGCCCCTTACAACTGGCTCTCAGTTTATCGCTCTAGCTTCATTGAACACCATTCCCTTCTTGCAGTCTGTGATCTAGCTATCTATTTCCTACCTCTATGTCTTTGCATGACTGTCCCCCAATCCTATAATGACCTTCTTTCTCACCTGGCtcattaaatctttctttttcaagaCCCAGTTCAGATATCAGCCATTCAGTCATACATGAAGTTTTTCATGATCCCCTACTATTAGTaccttttttccctaaatttatcATATTTAACTACCTTGTGCTTGCAttgattttttaatgtttattctatattttttttataaatatatttggtgtttcttagaatgtaagctctttgagatttaggatttttaaattctttttatttttatccccagttCCTAGCATAGTTCTTGCcacaaatttaataaatgtttgttaaattatgggtcagtaaaatgggaatgttGGACTGGATGAATTTCCAGTTTTGAATTTATTGTGATTTTTGAAATCAAAGGACCTtaacttattttttccatttcattttcttttttctcctcagttATATGTAacatgttttcaacattcatccttttgcaacttttgagttccacatttttctactatcctcccTTCACTCTCCCCTCCCTATGGTATCAAACAATCTAAtgtaggttgtacatgtacaatcattttaacatatttatgtattagtcatgttgtaaaagaggaactAGAACTagggggaaaatcatgagaaagaaagaaaaaaagaagttttaaaaagtacacTTTAAAAAGTGCAGTGTGAGCTGCTCTGcatcagactccatagttttttcttagcatgtggatggaattttccataacaggacttcaacttttttatatcatgtactcctttggcagtctagtgaagaataattttttaaaaattaataatttacaaACACACCAAATTtgggttaatgaaaataaaaaatacccaTCCAAGTTCAGAAATATCTTGAAATTTATCCAGAGTTAAGATAAAGATAAACCTTATCCCTAGTTTAAAAACCTCTGCTTTAAAGGAGTTTATAGTACAATGAAGAGGaggataaaatatatacacaaataactaTAAGGACAAATTTGTTAGGCTCAAAGGAAAGATCCAGAAAAGGTGCTATGAGAAATTAGATGAGCAAGCTTACTTCCTACTGGAGACAATTAGGGAAGGCAATAGAAGAGGTAATATCTGAGCTGACtgtgaaggaagggaggggttTCAACAGGTGAGATGGGGATGAATAGAGTCAATTCCAGACATAGAAGGCATGAGCAAAGGAACACAACAAAATAAGAAtgggaaataatagaaataataatagaatagaaaaaacaatagaaatttgATTTACTCTAATTGTAGAGTTTAAAAGGAGCAATACAGTCAGAAAAGTAGACAGAAGCCAACTTGcagagaatttattttaaattttatttatttaaggcaatgaggataagtgactttcccaagatcacataggtaggcaattattaagtgtctgaggtcgcatttgaactcaggtcctcctgactccagggtcagtgctctatccactgcaccacctagcttgcAGGGAATTTTTAATGTACTTTATACATGGTATGACTCTCAACAATTATGTTTTGAATCAGTGTCTGAAAGACTGATTATAGATTCTTAGAATCAAGAAGCTCCTTAGTCTGTCAGGGTCCTTTTAAGTTCATCCCATTTATGCCTCTACCTTCTGATAAGAAGGCCTCTTCTGGGTCCTAAAAGAACTCCCCTCCAGGGAAGGGGCTATCTTGTAGTAATGAGGGACAGTGACCTAGGAAACACAGTCTCATTGTTTGGACAAGCTATGACTGGAACAATGCAGAAAGCCAAGTGGAAGCCCAGTGGAAGATGGCAACagtttaaagaaaataaacacattGGGCAAGCTGCATGCTGGCACACATTCCCAGATCCTCTACCCTGATCTCACCCACTCAGGGTTGggcagtcattccccaaatgtgGGCCCCTCAGGAACTTCCTTTAACTCTTAAGTAACCAAAGTCCTGGGTCAGAAAACAGACAACAGGCCCAGTCTGTTCTGTAGGATGGGAACCCCAACTGGGTGGTTCCACTTCCCCAGGTTGTTTTCCTTTCAACTCATTCTCCTGTTTCAAGGATGATTTCAttgtgtaaaatgaggaaatgctCTCTTTGTGCAGAGGCAAACACAACCCAGTATGTCTGTCTGTGTACACAcccaatacatacacacacacatatatatacacacagaagTATTCTTGAAATTCTGTTTCTCAGTGATCAGCACCCTTTCCAGGTGGGGTCAGCATTAGTGATTTCTACATTCTTTACTCTTCCTAGGGTTTCTTTTCCCtgtagaaaagaagagagagttcTCCCTCTGGTTACAGAgggagaaaataagcatttatgttaTGTGTGAGGCATGGTGCTAAGTCTTTTACAAATAGTACCTCATTCGGTAATGTTTGATAATAATTTGGTAAATCAAAttgatcaacttttttttttttattatatcaactGATTGGTTGAAAAATGGTCCGCAAAATTGCCCATTCACTTCTGTGTTCTCAACATAGTTTTCTACATAAGACAAAAAGAGAACTTATAGCATGGAAGGAATGGAGTGGAGTGGAGATGCAGCattgggagaaggagggaggagttGTATCAGTATGCTTGTTGGAGTCCAAACTTTCCTGAGGACCAAAACTGTTCTGTCTTAGGGTTGTTAAAGGATGGGAAAGATTTGTAAAGACAGATACAAAAGGATCACCTAAGGCTCACTTAGCTTCTACAGTTGAGTAAAGCTTTCCTGAGCACAAAAAAGTGATGTCTTATGATTACTAGGGAAAATTAAGCCAAATCCACAGATGTAAAGCCACAGTAGAGAAAATTGGAGTGTGTCCCCTGTTTTCAAGAACAGTTTTCAAAATGGAAGCACTTTTGCTAATCTggtttctatattctttttttttttttaaatatttttcaaggcaacagggttaagtagcatgcccaaggccacacagctaggtaattattaagtgtctgaggtcggatttgaacccaggtactcctgactccaaggccagtgctctatccactgtgccacctagccaccccttggttTCTATATTCTAAAAACTCTGAATTTACCACATAGGCAGCTTCTCCCAAGTGGGAAGAAGTAGGCTCTTCAGTGACTTAGACTGAGAGGATTTTGAGTATCTAAACCCAAGTCTTTCTAGACTTGTCATTCATTCTTGTGCCACTTTTCTATGGGATTGAGCAAGAATGACTTTTTCCATGCTACATAGAGGGACACTAAGGCCCAGAGAAAGGGTGAATGAATTAACCATTACTCCACAATGAATTTGTTttcagagtcaggatttaaaaTCATATCATCAACACAcaagaggtttgtctatttttttaatcacttagGGTGCTCAGGAAGTCAAATGGATTGAGTTCCCTGTAACAGAACCCAGTTTATCATCCTTTGCTTACTCTCACAGGTGGCTCCTCCCAAAGTCCACGAGTGCAGAGCCCTGGATTTCAGCagggtaagaaaaaaaaacactcaggGGATTAGGAGTACTGGTCAAGAgctcatatgaattttttttagttttttttttttgcaaggcaatgaggttaagtggcttgcccaaggctacacagctaggtaattattaagtgtctgaggctggatttgaactcaggtactcctgactccaggagtggtgctctatccactgtgccacctagccgcccctactcatATGAATTATTAAAGGGTTTCCAGGGTTGGAAATGGTGTGAACAAACTGGAGAAGTCCTGAGGGGCATTGAGAAAGACCAGGACTAAGGATTTTTTTCACAATTGGCCAATTCTTGTTGACTTGGGAGAACACTAAGTCAAAGAAGGGGAGGGACTAAGGGCAGAGTgatttaatttcaatattaatgGAATATATCCACTGATGTACTAGGTATAAAAATGAATCTAGGTTCTCAAAGATTTTGCAGACAAGAAGACAGCTTTTGGCAGGACCTACCAAGCTGGTTGATAGGGTTTTTGATCTGACCCAACagtagataataataacaataataatagctcttaATATCTAGTAAAAtcacaattatatatgtgaaggaggtgtatacatatatatatgcacatgcatatgtacatataactCACCTattaagtcagtcaataaacgtttattaagcatctgtaatgggccaagcactgtgctaagtgctgggatacaaatatggaaaaaagacaatctctgcccttgaggagcttccaatctaatggggaagataaccgACAAAAAGAGGTTGAAAGTGCCTACTATATGATGGGCACTGTGTTAAACACTTTATAGGGGcaactaagtgacacagtggatagagtactggcttggagtcaggaggacctgagtttgaatccagcctcagatatttgacacttactatctgtgggaccctgggcaagtcacttaaccctgattgcctcacatccagggtcatctcagTCACCCTGATcttatatctggccattggacccagatggctcttgaggagaaagtgaagcatctccttactcaaatccaattcacattctcccagatccatggtcttctttgagaacaaaggaaaaatagcCCTTCCCTGGAGGGGAGTTGTTTTTAGATGGGGAAGGGGCCTTCCTATCAGAAGGTAGAGGCATAAATGGGATGAACTTAGAAGGACCCTGACAGACCAAGGAGCtccttgatattattttatttgatcatcaTTTGGATGATGATTGCCACCCTCCCCCagctaaagttaaaaagaatGGTAGCCAGGTTGATCACAGGGCAATTAGTTTTTCAGCCAAAGCTACTCTGAAGTTCATTTGCTAAGTGTGATTTACAGAGATGAGGGAAGTACCCAAATTGAATGAgatctttgaaaattaaaatgatgataataatagtaatttagaTAAAACTTGGATAAAAACTTTACATagagttatctcatttgatccttaaaacaaccctTTAAGGTAGCTTATggtattgtccccattttacatatgaggataCTGAAactgaaagaagttaagtgaggggaaaaaacccagagaCACATAAGAGAGACACAGGCCTTTGATTATCTGCTTCATGAGTTATCAGTGATATAGCAAGTATTGGGATAAGTTCCAAAAGCAGGGATTGAATTTGCGGGCAAAGTATGAAGAAGagggtttttttccttatttttatttgtttatttatttttacaactgaAAAAGAGGATTTTTAGCAACACTATATAACCAGAGCAGGATCTTGGTTCCACTCTCTTCAAGGCTTTCAAGTGACAGGATACCAAGGGTTTCAAAGTCCAATAGTAGAAGGATTGCTCTAGGGCAACTATATTCCTAACCTTCCCTGAAACTAATTTGTTGGCTGTCTTCATATATTCATCATTGTAATCAAGTTATCATAATAATTGATGATATAAAGCAGAGGGTTTTATTCAGTCcttcatataatttctttattcttataaTTCCAGGGAGTAAATCTTCCACTTTCACAGTTCCCTCGGCACCTCAGTCCACCACAGGCATTCCAGGTAAACGTGAGATCTAGCCAAGGGCCTGAACCTGAGCCAGGTAGCTCTTTCTTATTAATCAAAGAAAGTGGTTGATAGCATGGGGAGAAGTTGGTAGTGGGGCAGGGAAGGGAAATAAGTACTGTGGGAGGGGTGAGGATTAGGTAGTGGGAGTAAATTGTTCTGTGAGGTGAAGTCAGTGTCCAGTCATGGATGTTGAGCTctgaggatggggggagggagctAAGTGCTCAAAGGCTTTAGGGTCTAGACCTAACCTAGGCCCAGGAATATTTTATCCTTTGAAAATTTGCTGAGGTGttccaagaaaatgaaacataaaattaGTAAAGTAGTGGTCAAAAATAAAGATCACTACATAAAGAGCTAAAGGATTCTGGGCTATAACTTTGGTCATCTCTGAGATATCTGCTTGTGGTTCTTAGATTCCCCAAAAATGCTGCCTCGGTAttcattgcattttattttttattttttaacattttttttccaattacatgtaaagacaattttcaacattaatttttgtaagattttgagttctaatttttttctctttccctccttccctcctccctctccaagaaagtaagtaatctgatataggttatacatgtgcaataacattaaacatttttccatattagtcttgttgtaTTCACAGGATCTTTGAGGATATCCACATTGGTCACCACAGTGAGGGGTGAATCAGCAAGTCCAAGACTAGCCACCTCAAATAGTCACCAATCTTCTCCCTTTGTCCCTTCAATGAAGACCCAGATGCAAGAAGTCACCTCAGAGCGAGGTAACCCTAGGTTAAAATTGGAGGTACTAATGATTGGTACTAATGATTCGGTCTTAGGGTAGGGATCCAAGTCCTTGCCTCAACTCTAGGACAGGGGTCCTATGGTTGCCTTAAGATTGGAGAAACTGAAAGTGATTTTGGTTATTGGGAGGGGGAAATGCCAAAGTGGGGAAAGAGACAAAATGCTGATCATATTTAAGAGAATGAAGCAGGGACTTGGACATTTATAAGGGACAGTAGAGAAGGGGACTGAATTTGGGGGAAATTCAATaacaaaaaggtaagaaaaattggggaaagctCAGACCTATTTTTTGGAGAGGGTTCCTACCCAGAACAGTAATGGTACATTGGACTTGTAGTTCTGTGCTTCTGATAGTGGCAGCATCTTATACTATAACTGAGTCTCCTTTTCCCCCATACTGCAGGTATAAGTGCCTTGAATGATAAAACCAGGGAAAGATCCCAGATCTCTACTTCTACAGGTAAATATCTAACTCCTTGATAATGAGATATTCATCATAAAAGATCAGggacaaataagaaaatgatctTTGGGCCCCCTTTCCTTCCACCATATTTCTAGGTTGAAAAGGAATCAAGAGCAAGAGAAACAGGAGTGGAAAGAGAAAGAACCAagataaatttttgttgactgcTTTCAATCATGCCACTGATCCAAATGTGACCATAATACTTATTTCATTGATATGCACCTCTCCTCCATTGACACAGTTTACAGACCTCCTATGACTTTGTAGAGGATCTTTGAGacttttgcatttaaaaaaattgtcattttgtgATCAACCTGGTGAAAGGTCTCTCCTAATTTAACTAGGTTGATCCTTTCCCAGGCTATCCCTGGGCTCacatttcattatcatcatcaatagtGATTAAGTGCCTC
This region includes:
- the ECSCR gene encoding endothelial cell-specific chemotaxis regulator isoform X6, which produces MNTIRAQLCLGIISYVLFQGGSSQSPRVQSPGFQQGSKSSTFTVPSAPQSTTGIPGSLRISTLVTTVRGESASPRLATSNSHQSSPFVPSMKTQMQEVTSERGISALNDKTRERSQISTSTGVITFIIILVVVVIILVSVVSLRFKCQKNKESEDPQKPDSSGMSESSSTAIREKDTSITLISMKNINSNNNKGYFTEEKVL